From Saimiri boliviensis isolate mSaiBol1 chromosome 9, mSaiBol1.pri, whole genome shotgun sequence, a single genomic window includes:
- the P2RY1 gene encoding P2Y purinoceptor 1, translating to MTEVLWPAVPNGTDTAFLAGPGSSWGNSTVPSTAAVSAPFKCALTKTGFQFYYLPTVYILVFIIGFLGNSVAIWMFVFHMKPWSGISVYMFNLALADFLYVLTLPALIFYYFNKTDWIFGDVMCKLQRFIFHVNLYGSILFLTCISAHRYSGVVYPLKSLGRLKKKNAVYISVLVWLIVVVAISPILFYSGTGVRKNKTITCYDTTSDEYLRSYFIYSMCTTVAMFCVPLVLILGCYGLIVRALIYKDLDNSPLRRKSIYLVIIVLTVFAVSYIPFHVMKTMNLRARLDFQTPAMCAFNDRVYATYQVTRGLASLNSCVDPILYFLAGDTFRRRLSRATRKASRRSEANLQSKSEDMTLNILSEFKQNGDTSL from the coding sequence ATGACCGAGGTGCTGTGGCCGGCTGTCCCCAATGGGACGGACACTGCCTTCCTGGCCGGTCCGGGTTCGTCCTGGGGGAACAGCACGGTCCCCTCCACCGCCGCCGTCTCGGCGCCTTTCAAATGTGCCCTGACCAAGACAGGCTTCCAGTTTTACTACCTGCCGACCGTCTACATCTTGGTGTTCATCATCGGCTTCCTGGGCAACAGCGTGGCCATCTGGATGTTCGTCTTCCACATGAAGCCCTGGAGCGGCATCTCCGTGTACATGTTCAACTTGGCTCTGGCCGACTTCTTGTACGTGCTGACTCTGCCAGCCCTGATCTTCTACTACTTCAATAAAACAGACTGGATCTTCGGGGACGTCATGTGTAAACTGCAGAGGTTCATCTTCCATGTGAACCTCTATGGCAGCATCTTGTTTCTGACATGCATCAGTGCCCACCGGTACAGCGGTGTGGTGTACCCCCTCAAGTCCCTGGGCCGGCTCAAAAAGAAGAACGCGGTCTATATCAGCGTGCTGGTGTGGCTCATCGTGGTGGTGGCGATCTCTCCCATCCTCTTCTACTCGGGTACCGGGGTCcgcaaaaacaaaaccatcacCTGTTATGACACCACCTCAGACGAGTACCTGCGAAGTTATTTCATCTACAGCATGTGCACGACCGTGGCCATGTTCTGTGTCCCCTTGGTGCTGATTCTGGGCTGTTACGGATTAATTGTGAGAGCTTTGATTTACAAAGATCTGGACAACTCTCCTCTGAGGAGGAAATCGATTTACCTGGTGATCATTGTACTGACTGTTTTTGCTGTGTCTTACATCCCTTTCCATGTGATGAAAACGATGAACTTGAGGGCCCGGCTTGATTTTCAGACCCCAGCAATGTGTGCTTTCAATGACAGGGTTTATGCCACGTATCAGGTGACAAGAGGTCTAGCAAGTCTCAACAGTTGTGTGGACCCCATTCTCTATTTCTTGGCGGGAGATACTTTCAGAAGGAGACTCTCCCGAGCCACAAGGAAAGCTTCTAGAAGAAGTGAGGCAAATTTGCAATCCAAGAGTGAAGACATGACCCTCAATATTTTATCAGAGTTCAAGCAGAATGGAGATACAAGCTTGTGA